The region ACGCATTTAACGATTATTATGCCTTCTTCGCCCTGCGCAATATGGACTGGCAGGCACAATACGCCCATTATCGTCCTCAAATTCAGGACGAGATGTCTGATGACGCCTTGTTTGACGTGCTGACGCAAATGATTAAGCCCCTTGCCGATGGCCATGTCTCAGTTGCCAGAACGCCGGGACATCCGTATTTTGTGATGAAGGACGCCCCTATTTTGCGCGCAGCCCGCGGTACCGCCAGCTATTATCTTCGCTATGACATGCAGCTCAGTGACGAACAGGTCTTCTCTGAGCTGGTTCTGGACTCATTGAGCGTCAGCCAGCAATACCTGCTCGCTGACAGCATAGGCAGTTTTCCTGCAGAGCGGCAGGAAAAAACCTTGCTCTGGGGCAGAACCAAGGACAATGTTGGCATACTGGTGATCAACAACCTGTCACAATACAGCAATGACTCGGATGCTGATGAGGCTGAGCATCTCGACGCTGCCACAGTGCTAATCGATAGTATTATGACCGAGCTGGCCGATACCGATGGACTGCTCCTCGACATTCGCAACAACATAGGTGGCGACGATGCCATTGCCCTGGCTATTGCCTCTCGGTTCAACTCCTCTAACCGTTTGGCATTTAACAAACAAGCTCTCAACCGCGCAGGCCAGGGCGTATTACTCAGTCAGTCCCTGAATGCACACAACAAAGCCTATACTCAACCCGTTTATTTGCTCACCAGTCAGTTGACAATCAGCGCCGGGGAAGTCTTTGCGATGGCCATGATGCACCTGCCACACGTCACTTTACTCGGGGAGGAAACCTCTGGGGCGTTGTCGGATATGCGCTTTTTCACTTTACCCAATGGGTGGGAAATCTCACTTTCCAATGAAGTTTACCGAGATGCTCAGGGCACATTATATGAACAAAGGGGGATCCAGCCGGATATTTCCGTCCCTGCCTTCTCCATGCATGCGCTGGAAAGTGGCCGTTTTGAAAGCTACGACCATGCACTGAATTTACTCGGTAAAGTCACTACAGCCCCCTTATCCGTCAATGAGTTTGAACGTCAGATAGCCACATTGCAGCAACAGGGGAATATTCCGGCGGTCGCCGTCAATATTATTCATCGTGGTCAGTCGGTCTACCAAAAAGGGTTTGGTCAGGCGGATACTCAGGGCACTGCGGTCGATGCACACAGCCGTTTTTATCTGGGTTCTGTCAGTAAAACGCTAATGGGTGCCACCCTGGCGCATGCCGTTGAACAGCAGCAAGTGGACCTCGACATACCCATTGCGCATTATCTGAATTTCTCTGTCGATTTTCCGATCCCTCTAACTCAGGCCATCACCTTACGTCAGCTGATCACCCACACCAGTGGTATCATGGACTTTGAGGAGGTATATCGTTGCAACTATTATATTCGTGAGGACGGAGGCAGCTTATATAATCGAGTCAGTCAAAACCCCGTTTGTGCTGAGCCAGTTGACATTGATCTTGAAAGGTTTTTCTCAGCCTATCTGACACAATCAGGCAGCAACTACCATACGCAAAACTTTGTCAGTCGCTTTGATTTGACGAACAATCAAGCCGCTATCTACACGAACATAGGCTCTGCCCTGGCCGGCTATGTCACTGAACTTGCCAGTGGCAAAACACTGCCTGAATTAACCCAGCATTTTGTCTTTACGCCGCTGGCTATGGCACGCAGTGAATGGGCTATTGCAGCTCCTGGCGATGATGTGGTGCAGCGCTATATTCACCACCCGGAAAGTCAACAGTTGGTCCCTTTACCTGCTTATGGCAATATCACCTACAGTGAAGGGAGCGCGATCTCTACTGCGCATGACCTGGGGAACTTTCTGATAGCTGCGATGCAACAAGGTCAATTCAATGGCCAACAGAGCCTGTCTGCCAACGCGGTTAACGCTATGCTCAGCCCGCAAACACCTGTCCCAAGTATCACGGTTGAGCGAGGGTATTTCTGGGGAATCGATGGCGATAAAATCTATCATAGTGGCGATGATCCGGGCGTGCTTACTCAGATCTATGGTGATTTACGTCACCAAAGTGGTTTTGTATTACTCACCAATGGAGATTCAGGCAACGAAGCCAGCGCACAAGCTTACGACGATATAGAGCAACTGGTTCTGCAATTTAGCAACAGCTTCGCCGCGCGCACCAGCCCCACACCTTAGAATGTATTAATTTGCATGCGCCCCGTCTCCTCAGATAACAGTTGAGGCGGGATAGCAGGTAACTGATACGGTGCGACCAGCTTATCAAGGATTTTGTTTTCCGCCATCTGACGCATGTGATTACTGAATTCTCGACCAACATGGCTTTGTGCAAATTCACGGCTCATTGCCATATGACCATAAATCACCTGAGTATGACGATATGCCATCTTTCTCAACTGATGGGCTGGCTGCGCCAGAACATTCATTGCCAAATCGGCAGTATCTTCAACGGCGATCACCAGATCAACCCGCCCTTTAAGCACCAAGTCAATAGCTATCCGTTCAGACGGTACTTCGACTTTATCAAGCCGTGTGTCTTTATCAAAACGTGGGAAGAAAGCAGCGCCGCGCATTATCGCAATCCGTTTACCAATCAGATCTTCGTAGCGCTCAACTTGTACCTGGCTGTGCTGATGCCCATAAAATACATAGGAAGAAGACAACGCCATATAAGGCGGTGTCACAAACGACATCTGGATCTCACGGGCCGGCGTTCTGACCAGACCGCCCATAACATCAACTTCCCCCTGTGCCAGCATGCGAATACAGCGGGAAAACGGACAGGGAACAGCCTTGACTGTAATGTCTTCATCACTGTGGTGTTTGATATAATTGAGGATATCGAGGATCAGACCCTTCGCATTCCCCTTTTCATCTAACGCGCTGTAAGGTGGTGCGTGATCAACCGCTACCAGAATTTGTTCATGGTCTGCAAAGGCCTGTTTTGTTGAATACAAGCTCAATACCAGCATGATTGCTAAAAAACACTTCATTGCACTACCTACCTCTTGGGCAACTCAGCAACCTAACTCGTTTCCATGTCACAAATATGTCATAAAAAGATAAAATCTGAATCGTTAAGATAACACAAGGTTTCGACGCTTACTCTGGTTTTTTGTGATTTATTTCGTTTTGATGACTTGAAATAACCTGGTAGGGTCGTAACGAAAAATAGGGCATCATCGTTAGTACATGATCAAGTAAGTCAGCTTGCAAATGCTCATATGGCACCCAGCGCTTATCCAGGCTAAAGCAGTATAACTCTACAGGCAAACCATACTGCGTGGGGGCCAACTCTCGTACCATACACAAACATTCCGGATTCACTTGTGGATGCGTTTTCAGATAAGCTTCGGCATAGCGGCGAAACAAAGACACATTACTCCAGCGCTGCTCAGTACTATGCTGCACAATCTCTGCCACCTCAGGCAACTCTTGGCTCAGCGCGCTCAGCTCATCCGGACTCAGTAAGTGGATGGAGTCAAAGTCAATATAGATCGCGCGCTTTATCCGACGTCCATTGGACTCCTGCATGGCCCGCCAGTTTTTAAATGAGTCAGAAATGATCTTATAGGTAGGAATAGTGGTTACTGTATTATCCCAGTTGCGCACACGCACGGTATTGAGACCCACTTCGATCACCTCACCATCGGCACCAAATGCATCAACCTGGATCCAGTCTCCGGTCGCCAGCAGGCGGTTAGCCGCAATCTGAATACTGGCCACTAGCCCAAGGATGGTATCCTTGAACACTAATAAGGTAACGGCAGCGATGGCACCAAACCCAGACAAAATATACGTTGGCGATTTATCTATCGCGAGGCTGATCACCAAAATAGCACAAACAATAAAGATCAACAGTTTGCTGACCTGCACTAAGCTCTGAATCGGAACACTTTTAGCGAACGGCTGCTGGTTATAAATTGCGTTCACTATGTTAACCAAACTGCTCAGCAAGAAGCCTATGCTGATCACCAGCAAAACCTGAGAGACCACGCCCAGCACTTTAAATAACCACACCGGCGCAATAAACAGCGCTTCTTTGAACGCAATAAACATCAGCGTACACATCACCAGCGAGAAACGTCCGCTGAATTTACTCAGATAAGGGGCAAGAAAACCGATTTTAGACGTTGAGTACTCACTTAAAAAGTGCTGAATACGCGGCAGTAGCCACTGGCGGATCAACCAAAACACCAACAGTAAGATCACCAGTGCAAGCACATTGGTACCCAATATCAGCAAACCTGAATAAGAGGTTGAGCCAACCCAGGGAGCCAGCACTTCACTGAGGTGTGTTACCTTCATGCTTGCTTTACCTCATCAACACACATGTCGCCTTGTCCCTGCTCTTGCTCCCAGTAAGCCATCAGCAGTGCATCTTTGTCGAGCCACAGCTGATTCAGGTAAGCCTGAAATACCACCCGGTATTGCTTGTCTGTTTGGTAGTTGCCCTGCGGTATACCAGCCATCGATAATAATCGGATACGCACGTCAATGCGCTGCAATTTGCCACACATAAAGCTACGACAAATATGCTGATCCGGGCTCTGATAAATCACCGTAGCGTCAAGCATACCATCGAGTTGCTGTGCTAATACTTCTAACGCGAACGCCACTCCACCCGCTCTGGGCTTGAGCAAATAGTGAAACTCTCCCCCCTGACGCTGATGTTTTTGAGCGGTAAAGCGGGTTCCTTCGACAAAGTTAATCACCGTCGTTGGGTGCTGTCGAAAGTGCCGGCAACTGTGCCGCGTGCGCTCTACATCCATCCCTTTAAGCTTAGGGTTTTTGGCGATTTGCGCCTTGCTTGCACGCTTCATAAAAGGCATTCCAAGCGCCCACGCTCCGGTGCCGATCAGCGGCACATACTTGAGTTCGTCTTTTAGGAAAAACTTAGGAGCAGGTAGTCGGTCAAGTGCGCTGAGCACCACAATGTCTAACCAGCTGATATGATTGGCCACCAGCATATACCAGGCTTGTTCACTCATTTGCTCAGGCAAGTCCAGTACAATTTCGGCACAACCAAGCTGAAGCCCCAGACGATTGCCCCGACACCAGCCTTTATATGCCCAGTGCAACAAGTCTGACACACTGCGCAGCGGTAAAATACACTTTATCAATCCCAATGCAAATACGACAACTCCCCACAATAGGGTGTTGGCCAGCAGTATCATAGTAGCCAGCATTCCGGCTACCCAGGCTGGTAAAAACCTTTTCAACATACCACCTCCTTCACCTGAACAACGCTCAGGACTGCTGCGACTTTTCATGCTGCTTGGCAGACACTTCAGCACGGCTGTGATTCGCCGCCAATGCCTCTAGCTGCTGATCTTTTTGCGCCCACAGACGGTTCAGTTCGCTTTGGAAACGCACTCGGAATTCATTATCATTGCTATAGTCACCAATCAAGTCCTGACTGACAGGCATCAGCTCAATCTGCACGCTAACCTCATCAACGCGCCCAGCTACAAAGTCCATAAAACTGGGAATACCTCCGGGGTAATGTAAGGTCACATTCACCACCTGATTGATCTGCTCGCCCATTGCCTGCATCACAAATGCAATACCGCCTGCTTTTGGTTTGAGCAGGTGGTTAAACGGGCTACTCTGGCGCTGATGCTTTTGCTCAGTAAAACGTGTCCCTTCGACAAAGTTGACGATACTCACCGGCATGGTTTTAAACTTTTCGCATGCCTTACGCGTGGTTTCAACGTCTTTACCACGCAACTTAGGGTTTTTCTTCAGCTGACTTTTACTGGTCCGTTTCATAAACGGAAAATCAAGCGCCCACCAGGCAAGTCCAAGTACAGGCACGTAAAGCAATTCTTTTTTCAGAAAAAAGTTCAGAAAGGGGATTTTACGGTGCAATACCCGCTGCAAGATCAATATATCTACCCAGCTCTGATGGTTGGCAATTACCAGATACCAGTCTTTCGCTCTCACGCTCTCAGGCATCGACACATTGAGTTGAAATGGCGAAACAACCGATTGGTTGAGATTATTACCTGCAACCCACAAACTGGCACACCCTTTGGCAATGCGGCTGGCGACTTTTTGCAAAGGCGCGATTGGTAAGAGTTTGATCACCCCCAATAAAAAATAGGAATAAACCAGACCAATGTATTAATAGCGTATAACAGTAACCCCAGCACCTGACGGATTAACGACATGCAATGTTCCTTTACTACGACTGACGATGGTGTGAGTAATCGCACACTCAGACCATATATTTAGAAAAACAAGCTGGCCCTATTACATCATACCGGGGCCTCGGCTGCCAAGGTTCGTGGGGCAGCCGGTACTTACTTACGAATGGACGGGAACTTAGTCTTCAAAATAGGTATAGCCACTGAGCCCAGCATGCAGCTGCGCCAAATAATCGGCTTTAGTTGCCTCATCAACCGTCAGTGCAGAGATTTGCGTGGTAAAATTCTCTGCCAGTGCGCTTTTGTCATAGTGTACAAATCTCAGCACATCTTCCACACTGTCGCCTTTGATGGCATTACTCAACTCGTAGCCCGTCTGAGTGAGCTCAACATGAACCGAATCGGTATCGCCAAACAAGTTATGCAAATCGCCGAGGATTTCCTGATACGCTCCCACCATAAACATCGCGATATGGTACTGCTCACCAGGCTGATACGGTGGGATAGGCAAGCTAGATTCGATCCCAGCCCCTTCCACATATTCACGGATCTGACCGTCTGAGTCACAGGTTATATCCTGGATGACCGCACGTTGTGTGAGTGGTTGATCCAACGCTGCAATAGGCATCACAGGAAATAACTGTTGGATCCCCCAGACATCGGGTAAGGACTGAAACAGCGAGAAGTTCACAAATAGCTTATCAGCCAGCTTTTCGTTCAGCTCGTCTAATACTTCACGGTGAGAGCGTGAATGGATATTCAGGCACTCTTTAACTCTTTGTAAAATAGTGAAGTACAGCTGCTCAATTTGCGCCCACTGCTGCATGCCTATCAAACCATGAACATATTGATCATGACCATCACCAAACAGGTGCATGGCATCATGGTATGTTTCTATCGCAAGCCTGGGAGTCAATCTTTGTAGTGATAACCACAGCTCCTGCTGTATATGGTGTGCTGATTGCGTTGGCGCACTGGGGTTGGCCTGATAAGGCGCTTTTTCCACGTCAATTACGTCGGTGATTAGCACCGCATGGTGTGCCGTCAGTGCCCGGCCGGATTCGGTAATGATATCCGGATGACGCAGCCCGTGCTGCTCCGCCACTTCAGCAAAAGCCCCCACTACATTACGGGCATATTCAGCCACGGTGTAGTTCATTGAGCAGGCACTGCGAGACCCGGAACCTTCATAATCCACACCCAGACCACCACCCACATCGACTGTTTTTAATGGCACCCCCAGCTGAGACAGCTCGGCATAATGGCGGGCACACTCACGCAGTGCGCGCTGAATATCGCGGATATTGGCTATCTGGGAGCCAATATGAAAGTGCACCAGTTGCATTAAGTGCAGTTTGCCTTGCGCTTTGAGCTTGTCTACCGCGCTGAGTACCTGACTGGCCGTCAGACCAAACTTGCCTTTT is a window of Pseudoalteromonas sp. R3 DNA encoding:
- a CDS encoding transporter substrate-binding domain-containing protein, producing MKCFLAIMLVLSLYSTKQAFADHEQILVAVDHAPPYSALDEKGNAKGLILDILNYIKHHSDEDITVKAVPCPFSRCIRMLAQGEVDVMGGLVRTPAREIQMSFVTPPYMALSSSYVFYGHQHSQVQVERYEDLIGKRIAIMRGAAFFPRFDKDTRLDKVEVPSERIAIDLVLKGRVDLVIAVEDTADLAMNVLAQPAHQLRKMAYRHTQVIYGHMAMSREFAQSHVGREFSNHMRQMAENKILDKLVAPYQLPAIPPQLLSEETGRMQINTF
- a CDS encoding mechanosensitive ion channel family protein; this translates as MKVTHLSEVLAPWVGSTSYSGLLILGTNVLALVILLLVFWLIRQWLLPRIQHFLSEYSTSKIGFLAPYLSKFSGRFSLVMCTLMFIAFKEALFIAPVWLFKVLGVVSQVLLVISIGFLLSSLVNIVNAIYNQQPFAKSVPIQSLVQVSKLLIFIVCAILVISLAIDKSPTYILSGFGAIAAVTLLVFKDTILGLVASIQIAANRLLATGDWIQVDAFGADGEVIEVGLNTVRVRNWDNTVTTIPTYKIISDSFKNWRAMQESNGRRIKRAIYIDFDSIHLLSPDELSALSQELPEVAEIVQHSTEQRWSNVSLFRRYAEAYLKTHPQVNPECLCMVRELAPTQYGLPVELYCFSLDKRWVPYEHLQADLLDHVLTMMPYFSLRPYQVISSHQNEINHKKPE
- a CDS encoding serine hydrolase gives rise to the protein MLKGFSLLTTGLLIAALLSGCGDAKDHRGTVQKHPGVWQKTAYGEALDITAQSLSHYEFNTYACIKVAQHALPLSDEFEVAQARLRSKEQLQLTYAGEVYPHIYDRQTSLPETCQSPLSVSADASPVQVFEYFWHAFNDYYAFFALRNMDWQAQYAHYRPQIQDEMSDDALFDVLTQMIKPLADGHVSVARTPGHPYFVMKDAPILRAARGTASYYLRYDMQLSDEQVFSELVLDSLSVSQQYLLADSIGSFPAERQEKTLLWGRTKDNVGILVINNLSQYSNDSDADEAEHLDAATVLIDSIMTELADTDGLLLDIRNNIGGDDAIALAIASRFNSSNRLAFNKQALNRAGQGVLLSQSLNAHNKAYTQPVYLLTSQLTISAGEVFAMAMMHLPHVTLLGEETSGALSDMRFFTLPNGWEISLSNEVYRDAQGTLYEQRGIQPDISVPAFSMHALESGRFESYDHALNLLGKVTTAPLSVNEFERQIATLQQQGNIPAVAVNIIHRGQSVYQKGFGQADTQGTAVDAHSRFYLGSVSKTLMGATLAHAVEQQQVDLDIPIAHYLNFSVDFPIPLTQAITLRQLITHTSGIMDFEEVYRCNYYIREDGGSLYNRVSQNPVCAEPVDIDLERFFSAYLTQSGSNYHTQNFVSRFDLTNNQAAIYTNIGSALAGYVTELASGKTLPELTQHFVFTPLAMARSEWAIAAPGDDVVQRYIHHPESQQLVPLPAYGNITYSEGSAISTAHDLGNFLIAAMQQGQFNGQQSLSANAVNAMLSPQTPVPSITVERGYFWGIDGDKIYHSGDDPGVLTQIYGDLRHQSGFVLLTNGDSGNEASAQAYDDIEQLVLQFSNSFAARTSPTP
- a CDS encoding acetyltransferase is translated as MLKRFLPAWVAGMLATMILLANTLLWGVVVFALGLIKCILPLRSVSDLLHWAYKGWCRGNRLGLQLGCAEIVLDLPEQMSEQAWYMLVANHISWLDIVVLSALDRLPAPKFFLKDELKYVPLIGTGAWALGMPFMKRASKAQIAKNPKLKGMDVERTRHSCRHFRQHPTTVINFVEGTRFTAQKHQRQGGEFHYLLKPRAGGVAFALEVLAQQLDGMLDATVIYQSPDQHICRSFMCGKLQRIDVRIRLLSMAGIPQGNYQTDKQYRVVFQAYLNQLWLDKDALLMAYWEQEQGQGDMCVDEVKQA
- the speA gene encoding biosynthetic arginine decarboxylase — its product is MTWGLQTARATYNVTHWSEGYFDINEQGELVAYPDGDRAKPAISLVELTDRFKEQGLTLPVLVRFTDILNSRVETMTQAFSQATAAKSYQGQYTCVYPIKVNQQRSVVSKLLAHPSGLVGLEAGSKPELMAILGIAKDPITIVCNGYKDSEFLRLAMIGQAMGHKVQIVIEKLSELDTLLKEISILGIEPAIGIRIRLNSIGKGKWQNTGGEKGKFGLTASQVLSAVDKLKAQGKLHLMQLVHFHIGSQIANIRDIQRALRECARHYAELSQLGVPLKTVDVGGGLGVDYEGSGSRSACSMNYTVAEYARNVVGAFAEVAEQHGLRHPDIITESGRALTAHHAVLITDVIDVEKAPYQANPSAPTQSAHHIQQELWLSLQRLTPRLAIETYHDAMHLFGDGHDQYVHGLIGMQQWAQIEQLYFTILQRVKECLNIHSRSHREVLDELNEKLADKLFVNFSLFQSLPDVWGIQQLFPVMPIAALDQPLTQRAVIQDITCDSDGQIREYVEGAGIESSLPIPPYQPGEQYHIAMFMVGAYQEILGDLHNLFGDTDSVHVELTQTGYELSNAIKGDSVEDVLRFVHYDKSALAENFTTQISALTVDEATKADYLAQLHAGLSGYTYFED